The following proteins are encoded in a genomic region of Magallana gigas chromosome 1, xbMagGiga1.1, whole genome shotgun sequence:
- the LOC105332005 gene encoding multiple epidermal growth factor-like domains protein 11, with amino-acid sequence MSGGQCAVSYQGRTATWWVNLSSIHSIHHITISFRTENSDYVYRTYRTNNLLGFSVYISNTTDISQGTLCFKDDNFTTNTMPPVFTTNCAVHGQYVIYYNERLLGVVYPDGYGSLVKIDLCEVEVYGCPATGFYGSNCSTPCPDVNCQYCHIETGYSQCCKPGYQGQRCELVCSSGSYGAACNATCGNCRDVNQCDHVTGACLTGCSVGYMGDLCKTPCPSGFFGQNCSDICTDTCTGCNNVNGLCDFGCIPGWTGDLCNKVCPSGSYGAACNFTCGNCRDVNQCDHVTGACLTGCSAGYMGDLCKTPCPSGFFGQNCSEICKDTCSGCNNFNGLCDSGCIPGWMGDLCNKECVKGSYGTRCNETCGNCRDVNECSNFNGTCLTGCDAGFEGNVCRTRCASGLYGVDCKEICGNCRDIDQCFHRNGTCLTGCADGYQGDLCKTPCPLGFFGKDCVKKCTETCLGCINVNGLCAAGCLPGWIGNFCDKECHAGFYGVSCKKTCGNCHDLKQCDHTNGTCLTGCVSGYMGDMCQTRCQPGYFGRDCSEKCIDTCNGCNDVNGLCDYGCIPGWIGYFCNKECDTGWYGIECNETCGHCRDVKQCSNVNGSCLTGCDDGYEGDLCKSQCDRGSYGIECNETCGHCRDVNHCSNVNGSCLTGCDAGYEGDLCKSRE; translated from the exons ATGTCGGGTGGTCAATGTGCTGTATCATATCAAGGACGAACCGCCACCTGGTGGGTGAACCTAAGCAGCATCCACAGTATCCATCACATCACTATCTCATTCAGGACGGAGAACTCTG ATTACGTGTATCGGACGTACAGAACAAACAATTTACTTGGATTCTCTGTGTATATCTCCAATACCACGGATATATCACAGGGAACGTTGTGTTTCAAGGACGACAACTTCACAACAAACACAATGCCTCCTGTCTTCACAACAAACTGTGCTGTCCATGGACAATATGTCATCTACTACAACGAGAGACTACTAGGAGTTGTCTACCCTGACGGTTATGGTAGTTTAGTAAAGATTGACCTCTGTGAAGTAGAGGTGTATG GATGTCCAGCAACAGGGTTTTACGGATCGAACTGTTCCACTCCCTGTCCGGATGTCAACTGTCAGTACTGTCACATAGAGACGGGCTATAGCCAGTGTTGTAAACCTGGGTACCAAGGTCAGCGATGTGAATTAG TGTGTTCCTCAGGATCCTATGGTGCTGCATGCAATGCGACATGTGGAAACTGTCGTGACGTAAACCAGTGTGACCATGTTACTGGGGCATGTTTAACTGGATGCAGTGTTGGTTATATGGGGGATTTATGTAAAACAC CTTGTCCTTCTGGGTTCTTTGGGCAAAACTGTTCGGATATATGCACGGACACCTGTACAGGATGTAATAATGTCAATGGTTTGTGTGACTTTGGATGTATCCCTGGTTGGACGGGTGACCTCTGCAATAAAG TGTGTCCATCAGGATCCTATGGCGCTGCATGCAATTTTACGTGTGGAAACTGTCGTGACGTAAACCAGTGTGACCATGTTACTGGAGCATGTTTAACTGGATGTAGTGCTGGTTATATGGGGGATTTATGTAAAACAC CTTGTCCTTCTGGATTCTTTGGGCAAAACTGTTCGGAGATATGCAAAGACACCTGTTCAGGATGTAATAATTTCAATGGTTTGTGTGACTCTGGATGTATCCCTGGTTGGATGGGTGACCTCTGTAATAAAG AATGTGTAAAAGGATCGTATGGCACTCGCTGTAATGAAACATGTGGAAACTGCCGCGATGTAAACGAGTGTTCAAATTTCAATGGAACTTGTTTGACCGGATGTGATGCTGGTTTTGAAGGAAACGTATGTAGAACAA GATGTGCCAGCGGTTTATACGGCGTTGACTGCAAAGAAATTTGTGGAAACTGTCGTGATATTGACCAATGCTTTCATAGAAACGGAACATGCTTAACTGGATGTGCTGATGGTTACCAGGGGGACTTGTGTAAAACAC CTTGCCCACTTGGGTTCTTTGGAAAAGACTGCGTTAAGAAATGCACGGAAACGTGTCTAGGGTGTATTAATGTCAATGGTTTATGTGCTGCTGGGTGTCTTCCGGGCTGGATAGGAAACTTTTGCgataaag AGTGCCATGCAGGATTTTATGGCGTCTCATGCAAAAAGACATGTGGAAACTGTcatgatttaaaacaatgtGACCACACTAATGGTACATGCTTAACTGGATGTGTGTCTGGTTATATGGGGGATATGTGTCAAACAC GTTGCCAACCTGGCTATTTTGGACGAGACTGCTCTGAGAAATGCATCGACACATGCAATGGATGTAATGATGTGAATGGACTGTGTGACTATGGTTGTATACCTGGCTGGATAGGATATTTCTGCAATAAAG AATGTGACACAGGATGGTATGGTATTGAATGTAATGAAACATGCGGACACTGTCGTGATGTAAAACAATGCTCCAATGTCAATGGCTCTTGCTTAACTGGGTGTGATGATGGATATGAAGGGGACTTGTGTAAATCAC AATGTGACAGAGGATCGTATGGTATTGAATGTAATGAAACATGCGGACACTGTCGTGATGTAAATCATTGCTCCAATGTCAATGGCTCTTGCTTGACTGGGTGTGATGCTGGTTATGAAGGGGACTTATGTAAATCACGTGAGTAG